Proteins found in one Methylobacterium sp. CB376 genomic segment:
- a CDS encoding glycosyltransferase yields MSRLLVAVTHLLGAGHLTRAAALARAFAAAGHRVTLVSGGMPAALPRLDGIRLVQLPPLRIAGTAFTRLLEPDGTPVAPGTLAARRAALLAALDEAAPDAVITELYPFGRRVLAAEFDALVEAARARRPRPLLLASVRDILAPPSRPERAAATRARLAAYDAVLVHGDPNLLPLDASWPVEDALRPLLRYTGYVDEAPGEGLPAGTARSGIVVSGGSSAAGLPLQRAALGAARRLPDLPWRVLVGRAVPEAAFAALRDAAPPNAIVERARTDFRALLASAALSVSQAGYNTVLDLLRGGCPALLVPFEAGGETEQRLRAETLAARGLARVLPEAELGPEALAASVAAMLAPSPDPAPPRAAFALDGAARTVALVEAMLAVPAPAPTPAPALAAGPDWSPLDAALARLAAEGLTATLWWRDDDAAAHTPALDRLVALHRAAGWPLALAAIPGLAAPSLAARLAGEPGIDLLVHGLAHADRAPSGKRAEFAPGRPPAALAAEAREGLALARERFGRPPLPVLVPPWNRIAPDLVPRLPALGYAGLSTFGPRGPAPPGLAIVNTHVDPVAWHAPGRPLADPAGLIPRAAATLLAGAGRGEPVGLLTHHAAQDAATWTFCAALLDRLAAHPAIRLARAADLFAPGPSRVSQTDIKVMARDPSSDEDGPNQRKGSG; encoded by the coding sequence ATGAGCCGCCTCCTCGTCGCGGTGACGCATCTCCTCGGGGCGGGCCACCTCACCCGCGCGGCGGCCCTCGCCCGCGCCTTCGCGGCGGCCGGGCACCGGGTCACCCTCGTCTCCGGGGGCATGCCGGCCGCCCTGCCCCGCCTCGACGGGATCCGCCTCGTGCAGCTGCCGCCGCTGCGCATCGCCGGCACCGCCTTCACGCGCCTCCTCGAACCGGACGGGACCCCCGTCGCGCCCGGAACCCTCGCGGCCCGCCGCGCCGCCCTGCTGGCCGCCCTCGACGAGGCCGCGCCCGACGCGGTGATCACCGAACTCTACCCGTTCGGCCGCCGGGTGCTCGCCGCGGAGTTCGACGCGCTGGTCGAGGCCGCGCGGGCGCGGCGGCCGCGGCCGCTCCTCCTCGCCTCCGTGCGCGACATCCTCGCCCCGCCGAGCCGGCCGGAGCGGGCCGCCGCGACCCGCGCGCGGCTCGCCGCCTACGACGCCGTGCTGGTCCACGGCGACCCGAACCTCCTGCCCCTCGACGCCTCCTGGCCGGTGGAGGACGCGCTCCGCCCCTTGCTGCGCTACACCGGCTACGTCGACGAGGCGCCGGGCGAGGGTCTCCCGGCCGGGACGGCGCGGTCCGGCATCGTGGTCTCGGGCGGGTCGAGCGCGGCCGGCCTGCCCCTGCAGCGGGCGGCGCTCGGCGCGGCGCGGCGCCTGCCCGACCTCCCGTGGCGGGTGCTGGTCGGGCGCGCCGTGCCCGAGGCAGCCTTCGCGGCCCTGCGCGACGCGGCGCCCCCGAACGCGATCGTCGAGCGCGCGCGCACCGATTTCCGCGCCCTGCTGGCCTCGGCCGCGCTCTCGGTCAGCCAGGCGGGCTACAACACGGTGCTCGACCTCCTGCGCGGCGGCTGCCCGGCCCTGCTCGTCCCCTTCGAGGCCGGGGGCGAGACCGAGCAGCGGCTGCGCGCCGAGACGCTGGCGGCGCGCGGGCTCGCCCGGGTGCTGCCGGAGGCGGAGCTCGGGCCGGAGGCGCTCGCCGCCTCCGTCGCGGCGATGCTCGCCCCCTCGCCCGACCCGGCGCCCCCGCGCGCGGCCTTCGCCCTCGACGGGGCGGCCCGGACGGTGGCCCTGGTGGAGGCCATGCTGGCCGTCCCCGCCCCCGCCCCCACCCCCGCCCCCGCCCTCGCGGCGGGACCGGACTGGTCGCCCCTCGACGCCGCCCTGGCCCGGCTCGCGGCGGAGGGCCTGACCGCGACGCTGTGGTGGCGCGACGACGACGCGGCGGCGCACACCCCCGCCCTCGACCGGCTGGTCGCCCTGCACCGCGCCGCCGGCTGGCCGCTGGCGCTGGCCGCGATCCCGGGCCTCGCCGCGCCCTCCCTGGCCGCCCGGCTCGCGGGAGAGCCCGGGATCGACCTCCTGGTCCACGGCCTCGCCCACGCCGACCGGGCCCCCTCCGGCAAGAGGGCGGAATTCGCTCCCGGCCGCCCGCCCGCCGCCCTGGCGGCGGAGGCGCGGGAGGGGCTCGCCCTGGCGCGGGAGCGGTTCGGCCGCCCGCCCCTGCCGGTCCTGGTGCCGCCCTGGAACCGGATCGCGCCGGACCTCGTGCCGCGCCTCCCGGCGCTCGGCTACGCGGGGCTCTCGACCTTCGGCCCGCGCGGGCCGGCGCCTCCGGGCCTCGCGATCGTCAACACCCACGTCGACCCGGTGGCGTGGCACGCGCCGGGGCGCCCCCTCGCCGACCCGGCCGGGCTGATCCCCCGGGCGGCCGCGACGCTGCTGGCCGGGGCGGGGCGGGGGGAGCCGGTGGGCCTCCTCACCCACCACGCCGCCCAGGACGCCGCAACCTGGACGTTCTGCGCGGCGTTGCTCGATCGCCTCGCCGCGCATCCGGCGATCCGCCTCGCGCGGGCCGCGGACCTGTTTGCGCCGGGGCCGTCGCGCGTGTCACAAACCGACATTAAGGTCATGGCAAGGGATCCATCCTCGGATGAGGACGGCCCCAACCAACGAAAAGGATCAGGATGA
- a CDS encoding glycosyltransferase family 4 protein: MSPPRGGGPDAPRIAFYAPLKPPDHPVPSGERTMARLLLRALAEAGFAPFLASGLRSRDPEGSRHAALREAARAEAARLVAAWRDAPPRLWFTYHVYYKAPDWIGPEVARALGIPYVVAEGSRAPKRAAGPHAVGHAGAEAALDAADLVLVMNRRDRPALEAARPPHQRLAALPPFLDPSDWPLPARPAGGAGLRLLTVAMMREGDKLASYRLLAEALARCGDLAWSLDVAGEGPAAAEVGRLLAPFGARVRRHGALAPAALARLYGAADLLVWPAVREAYGMVLLEAQAHGCPVVAGGDGGVPDVVRDGITGIVTAPGEAAALADAVRALAADPARRAAMGAAALAFARGERGLAAAAARLRAALAALPGCPA; encoded by the coding sequence GTGAGCCCGCCGCGCGGCGGGGGACCGGACGCGCCCCGCATCGCCTTCTACGCTCCGCTGAAGCCCCCCGACCACCCGGTGCCCTCGGGCGAGCGCACCATGGCGCGGCTGCTGCTGCGGGCGCTCGCCGAGGCGGGCTTCGCTCCGTTCCTGGCGAGCGGCCTGCGCAGCCGCGATCCCGAGGGCTCGCGCCACGCGGCCCTGCGCGAGGCCGCGCGCGCCGAGGCGGCGCGGCTCGTCGCGGCGTGGCGGGACGCCCCGCCCCGGCTCTGGTTCACCTACCACGTCTACTACAAGGCCCCGGACTGGATCGGCCCGGAGGTGGCCCGCGCGCTCGGCATCCCCTACGTGGTCGCGGAGGGCTCCCGGGCGCCCAAGCGCGCCGCGGGGCCGCACGCGGTCGGCCATGCCGGCGCCGAGGCCGCCCTCGACGCCGCCGACCTCGTCCTGGTGATGAACCGGCGCGACCGGCCGGCCCTGGAGGCGGCGCGCCCGCCGCACCAGCGCCTCGCCGCCCTGCCCCCCTTCCTCGACCCGTCCGACTGGCCGCTCCCCGCCCGCCCGGCCGGCGGCGCCGGCCTGCGGCTCCTCACCGTCGCGATGATGCGCGAGGGCGACAAGCTCGCCTCCTACCGCCTCCTCGCGGAGGCGCTCGCCCGCTGCGGCGACCTCGCCTGGAGCCTCGACGTGGCCGGGGAAGGGCCGGCGGCGGCGGAGGTGGGCCGGCTCCTCGCGCCCTTCGGGGCGCGGGTGCGCCGCCACGGCGCCCTCGCGCCCGCCGCCCTGGCGCGCCTCTACGGGGCGGCCGACCTCCTGGTCTGGCCTGCCGTGCGGGAGGCCTACGGGATGGTCCTGCTGGAGGCGCAGGCCCATGGCTGCCCGGTCGTGGCCGGCGGCGACGGCGGCGTGCCGGACGTGGTCCGGGACGGGATCACCGGCATCGTCACGGCGCCCGGCGAGGCCGCCGCCCTGGCCGATGCCGTCCGGGCCCTCGCGGCCGACCCGGCGCGCCGCGCCGCCATGGGCGCGGCCGCCCTCGCCTTCGCGCGCGGGGAGCGCGGGCTCGCCGCCGCCGCGGCGCGCCTGCGGGCCGCCCTGGCGGCCCTGCCGGGATGCCCGGCATGA